A region from the Triticum aestivum cultivar Chinese Spring chromosome 3D, IWGSC CS RefSeq v2.1, whole genome shotgun sequence genome encodes:
- the LOC123079894 gene encoding magnesium transporter MRS2-E, giving the protein MERRRPQIAPSPPVSRRKAAAAASQEWLVVPAAGEQRAGEFGRHRIMEMTGLPARDLRMLDPLLSYPSTILGRDRAIVVNLEHVRAIVTAAEVLVRDPSNPRLRPFLQELHARLALPDAVTTNPATDGGDDQGNVPISGSAKIPPFEFKVLEVCLEHTSKCMETETSVLESEAYPALDELTTKVSTSNLDDVRQIKNRLVQLSGRVQKVRDDIEHLLDDDTDMCEMYLTRKLAFQGVNNESSVNVDSNKHAFPDHDHDHEKEEEDRGGDTASSHGSSACVKHVEELEMLLEAYFVEFDGTLNKLCHLRDYVDNTENYINLMLDKKQNQLLQMGVMLTTATVVVTAGIVVVSLFGMNIHIELMADPETPEMARIKNMKFWETTWGTVAGCAAIYLLAIYAGKKSKYLQ; this is encoded by the exons ATGGAGCGGAGGCGCCCGCAGAtcgcgccgtcgccgccggtgtcgcggcggaaggcggcggcggcggcgagccagGAGTGGCTGGTGGTGCCGGCGGCGGGGGAGCAGCGCGCGGGGGAGTTCGGGAGGCACCGGATCATGGAGATGACGGGGCTCCCGGCCCGCGACCTCCGCATGCTCGACCCGCTCCTCTCCTACCCGTCCACCATCCTCGGCCGCGACCGCGCCATCGTCGTCAACCTCGAGCACGTCAGGGCCATCGTCACCGCCGCCGAGGTGCTCGTCCGCGACCCCAGCAACCCGCGCCTCCGCCCCTTCCTCCAAGAACTCCACGCCCGCCTCGCGCTCCCG GATGCGGTTACCACGAATCCGGCAACCGACGGCGGCGACGATCAGGGCAACGTGCCAATCTCCGGTAGTGCCAAGATCCCGCCCTTCGAGTTCAAGGTGCTCGAGGTCTGCCTCGAACACACATCCAAGTGCATGGAAACCGAG ACGTCGGTCCTCGAGAGTGAGGCGTATCCGGCCTTGGACGAGCTGACCACCAAGGTTAGCACGAGCAACCTGGATGACGTCAGGCAGATCAAGAACCGCCTGGTCCAGCTATCAGGCCGCGTGCAGAAG GTGAGGGATGATATCGAGCACTTGCTAGACGACGACACGGATATGTGCGAGATGTATCTGACGAGGAAGCTTGCGTTTCAAGGAGTCAACAACGAGTCGTCCGTTAATGTGGATTCCAACAAGCATGCATTCCCTGATCATGATCATGATCATGAGAA GGAGGAAGAAGACCGTGGCGGTGATACGGCGAGCTCCCACGGAAGTTCTGCTTGTGTTAAGCATGTTGAAGAGTTGGAAATGCTTCTTGAAGCTTACTTCGTGGAGTTCGATGGCACGCTGAACAAGTTATGCCAT CTCCGCGACTATGTGGACAATACTGAAAACTACATCAACCTGATGTTGGACAAGAAGCAGAACCAGCTGCTGCAGATGGGCGTCATGCTCACCACGGCGACCGTGGTGGTCACCGCGGGCATCGTCGTCGTGAGCTTGTTTGGCATGAACATCCATATCGAGCTGATGGCGGATCCGGAGACCCCCGAGATGGCGAGGATCAAGAACATGAAGTTCTGGGAGACCACCTGGGGCACCGTCGCCGGTTGCGCCGCCATATACCTCCTGGCCATCTATGCAGGGAAGAAGAGCAAATATTTGCAGTGA